The segment TTTCTTAAGTAACATCCCCACTCACTTTTTAGATTTATTAATTTTAGATTTATTAATTAGATTTATTAATTAGACTGAAAACCTAGTGTGTGGATGCATGTGCTTCTGAAACCGCTTCACTCAAATTATCATTTGGGTAGATAGAAACTGTTTGTCATTGCATCTTGAAGCTGACTTGGGTACAGTTTTCCAAGCTACTGATTGAACAGATTAGTTATGAAAAGTTGATGTCAGGCACCAGGAGACTTTATTAATTCATCTTTTAGGATAATCTCTCCTGCTCTTAACCGggaaaaatacatagaaaacaCAAGGaccatatttttatttttattttttttcttttttaagcttttttacATAACTTCTTGATAATTGTGCTTTTAACTCCCATGCTATCCTGAAGCATCCTCCTCTCTTGGTGTTGTGTTCatctcttgtttttctgctgtctgtcCTTCTGACCTCTTGCAAGACTAGTCACGTTGTAAGGGTTTAggttggtttatttatttatttttttccttccagagtTATATATTCCCTTTCAGTGGTGGGatttagggaggaaaaaaagaatagaaaacagcaaaaaccatTACCTTGAACTGGAAAGGCTGTACTTTGTCCTTAACTTATTTGGAATTCTCTAGAGTAATATTCCCCACACGTGCCTCCTGCCCTTGCTGAAGCCCCACAGCGTGTGAAAGCTGGTTTTTGTCTCTCGCTTTTTAAGActgtgaagatgatgaagaagaggaggaggaagaagctgAGGCTGCTGTGGAAGGAATGGCCAGTCCTCTCAAGTTAAAGCCACACATGAATGGAATGAACATCTCCTCTGATGAGGAAGGTGAAAACTGCCCTATTTGCCTCAACACGTTTAGGGATCAGGCTGTTGGGACTCCTGAGAACTGTTCCCATTACTTCTGCTTGGACTGCATAGTGGAGTGGTCAAAGGTGAGCTGTTCTGTACTTGATTTCCAGTGTCTTTCTGACATATTCTGATCTTTCTGGttatattttctgcttcaaTGAGAACAGAtcatgtaatatatatatttgctctCTTAAGCTTTTTCCACATAGGAAACTATTTTTCCACGTAGGTTACTGCTTATTAGGATTCAGAGTTGTGATACCACAAGAAAGTGCATTTCTAGGCATCTGAAATTCTTGGTCAAGGCACCAgtagtatttgttttcttctgtcgCAACAGTGAACACTCAAACAAAGGAAAGACATAAAGGATGACTAAATGAGCAGCTCTTTATgaattcagttattttcagtCAAAGTTACATGTCACCTGTTGTAGTTTCAGTAATTGAAGTCCAATAATTTTCATAAATCAGTCTTATTTAAATGGGTTTGCAAGTAAATTTGAGTTGCTcattcttctgaaagaaatgaagtgtcCGGAAATGTGAGCCATGTTTCAAGGCCGCGTTTGGAAGAACTGTGATTTTCCTTTAGCAATTGAATGCTAATTGAATGACTTCAGTTCTATAATAAAAGCTTTGCTGGAAGttcatattttctctgttacaACAGTTTGTAAACCAGATAAGTTAGATTTAAGTGCTTAAAATGCTTACTACATTCATATAATGCTTATTATGTGAATAATTGAAAACTCGTTTTCTAGAAATTGATTTCAGGATTTGTTTATTAATTGTAtggtgaaaatgttttttggtgtttttttttcatgtctagAATGCAAACTCTTGTCCAGTGGATCGAATCCTCTTTAATTACATCAGCATTCGGGCGCATTTTGGTGGTAAAGTCTTAAAAAAGGTGAGCTTTCTGTTATAGTAAACAAAAAGGCATATTGCCACAAAAGAACTGTTCAAAGACTTACCTTTTCAGCATGTTGATCTGATACTTGTCCGCTGGGTGAgttatttctttcctattttaagATTGACTTTTAAGGAACtgttagaattttttttttttgttcctgtttaaTCACATTTCCTAAATTATTATGTGTGGAAACATGGTATTGGCTTTGGAGGGAAAACAGGATTTTGTGGGTAACTGCATTTTTTGTATAATGGATGTTTTTTAAGGTTTTCTGCATTGATAAACCACTTTGCACAGGGAAGATGCCCAGCATAATGCAAGTACTGCTGTAATACAGCTAAGATCAATGCAGGCTAAGCATGATTGATCTGTTCTTTATGTCTTCCTACCAGCTCTATTGTGTAGCAGTTGGCTTTGTAAGGGGAGAGAGGAGCCTGCAGCCAAACTCTTAAAGGCACAGGTTGAGTCTGGTGATGGTCactcacaaaaacaaatactgagGACTTGTAATTGCCTTATTATTAATCAGTATCTGAAACATGCTAGTATTTGGAGGACATCTGtgagtttgttctgttttcatgttatttttcatgttttaacaaaaacacaagTTGCCATTTATTTAAATCTCAGTAATTGAGGGGCAAAAAAGGTAACTTTgctctcatttgttttctctttgtattattttgtttgcttgagtACTTTTGATCTTATTCAGGAATTTTGACTTCTTATAATAATTTTCTGTGATTGTTGGTGTCTGACAATGGACAGTTGAAGAGATGTCTTCTAATATTTGATGTGTTCAGTGATTTTGATTGAAGGTTCAAGTATGCAGCGGACTTTTTGGTTAATTCATTTGTAGTTTTTGCTGGTGCTACTGCTTATGTGGCAACAGATATTAAAAGTGGCACGTTCTGCATTTCATgtgaatttctcttttatttagaTTCCTGTTGAGAACACAAAAACTCAGGGTAGTGAAGGAGAGGATGATCCAACCTTTTGTGAAGTATGTGGCAGAAGTGACCGAGAGGATCgtctgctgctgtgtgatggcTGTGATGCCGGGTAAGATATAATGAAATGAATACAATGCCTGTGTGAGTGCAGGAAGTACTGCAGGGCTGGCCAGAGTTTGGTCACCAGGCACTATCTGCTCTTTGGATTACACCTTGCTGCTCTCCTCAGCCTCATTCTGTGGCCAGACTTCCATTTGTATGTTTATAGTACAGATATCCCCGTGATGTGATGAATCCTTCTCCATTCATCTAGTGGGGGAGGGAGTAGGTTGTCCTGCATGGATGATGTAGGTGTGGGCTCCTGTTTTGATGTCTGCAGTTGTTTGATCTGGTCTGCTGTCAAGTGATGGAAGATATTATTGTTCATCCACACTGCGCATGGGTGCATGAGTGTATGAACACCTACATCATTTATGCCTCCTTGAGAGGGTACCTGACCTGTTCCTGTTAACTAAGCTTTAGTGCTGTGAGAGCTCAAGACAAAGAgctttcattacattttcattgtattttgaaGTCCTTTCTTGGTAGCCACAGAtattaaatcatatttttcttgCCGTCTACCTGACAGAGGCTTGAATGTGATTTTGAGTCTATGATCTTCTGCTAGACTTTAAACTTGTTCCACTGTTACAATCAGTCTTGCAGTATTGTCCCTTTGATGTCAGAAGTCAGTGGTTGAACGAGATGCTTGTTTGAATGAATAGGCAAAATAAGCtcttaaaaatctttctttgcCAAGCTTATTAGATAACCTGTGGGAGGCAAATGAACAGCTGTATTCTCTCTGCGGATTTTTTTGTGCTGCTACAGGATGTGATTAGAGCATCAGGTgaatttcccttcccttttctatGTCGTGTGGCCAAGCATTGCAGTGTGTTATCAAACGGTGAATTCTGGCATGGGATGTGAAGCAGAAGACTTCACTCTTCATACTTTGAGATTTGGCATCATACTAGATCAGAAGTAATATGATGTTTTCCTGTTCTAGAAAAAATACTTAGAAATGCTTCTGATTGAAGCTGAAGCTCTTACTTAAAGGCCTTTGGTCTCGCAATGTTCCTTGTCTAGGGTTCTTCATCTAAGCACTTAGTTTTCATGGGAAGTGTTTCATTTATTGGGAAGTCTTTTCAGCAGCATAATGGGAACGTGCGTTGCTTCAGATCTTCTGTGCTATTGACATGtgttgctttgtgtgttttttacTGCCCAAAAACAGAATTGAACACATTAAGGAATCAAAGTTAGTAATACTAAGAGGCTATCCTGGACACCTTCCCTATAAGTGGTTGACAAGGCTGGTTGCTCAGCCTGTTGGGTAGGGAACACTTCAAAATGCCTGAGGGAGCATCACACTCTCTTATTTCCCTTTGAGACTTGTTGAGGACGAACACAGTCCTCTGTAGAATAGCATTTCAGAGTCCAGTGGTTAGCCTCCAGTCCGCAAGTGGCAGTATGGAGCCATACAACTGAACTACTACTACTTTTTCATTTGGTTATGCAGAAATACTTATCTCTAGTTGTTTCCTCAGTCAGCCGAGATGTATGTGGAATTGAATGCATTTATTCAGCCTAAGGCATTGCAGATGACCTCTGTCTGGTCATGCAAAGTAAAATGTTCAAGAATGTCAGTGGTAATACCATACTGGttcttaagaaataaatgagataGTCCAGATAGTCTGTCTTGTCACTGCTTAAAtgacttctttcctttctcttcaccGTGTCCAATTTTGGCTTTGATTGCAAGTTTGTTGCAACCTGTGTTCAAATGGCAAGTAATATTCTACATAatgagggaaaaatatttttctgaatgtttttgaGCCTGTATTGCTCAGAACACCATCTGGAATTAAAGGCCATCATGCATCTAGCAGGTAACATTGTTTCTCCATAGATTGATAGAAGCAGATATGTAGATACAGTATCAAGCTTGGGaaattgtttctgtgctttagaTTGTTGCCTTGTCTGGGATGGGAATGGACATGAATAGCTCTTGTCCCTTGGTAAGGAGCAtgttgtttgatttctttctttctttctcaaggTATCATATGGAATGCCTTAATCCACCTCTGAGTGAAGTCCCTGTAGATGAATGGTTCTGTCCGGCCTGTGTTCCAATGGGTGTCAGTGCTTCTGCAGGTAAAGATTTAGTTTCTTCAGTGGAAGTAAATGTTTTCCTCCTGATTTAAATACTGTGAGGCATGTAGCCTTTTGAAGTCACGTTTAACTCCTGGGTTGATGTACTTGAAAGTAATTGTTAGGCATTCTGTCCTTGAAACTGTTgattgaatcatagaatcatagaatggcctgggttgaaaagctCATCTGGTTTCAAGCCCCCTGTTacgtgcagggttgccaaccaccggaccaggctgcccagagccacatccagcctggccttgaatgcctccagggattgAGAAGGGGCTCTTGTTTCTTAATATTTTGATCTACAGTTACTCCACATATTGTATATTATAAGCGGTCTTCAACCTTCCTGAGGCTAGCCCAGGGCTTCAATACCATTGTGTTGTATTACACTGAAAGTAATTTATTAGCACCCTGACCTGAGATTGCTAAAGTAGCAGTGCTTTCTGTCACCTAGaaaatcttgtttctttgtAACGATCTGCAGCAGTGTTGTCTATgttcatttctctttggaaagaTCACATCTATGTTTGAAGGCAATTGATTTAGGAAAGGGaacacaaacttttttttttgtccaaagTTCTGGACATGGTTTCACCTATGGGAAGAGAAGTAACCTGgacatcttttctttcaagataCAGACCATGTGAGTGAAGAAGAGGTTGCTGCACTCATGGCTGATGTTACTCCTACCACTAGCAGGCTACGTCCTCATGTCCGAACCCGAGCTATAGCCAGGACTCGGCAGAGTGAACGAGTTAGGGCAACAGTGAACAGAAACCGAATAACAACTGCACAGCAAATTCAGGTACTTAGAAGTATTTGCTCGTGAGCTTTTGGAAGGATTTGGTagaagagctgaaataaagcCCCACATTAAGTAGCTAATCTGTATAAGTGTTGACTCTTCAATAGCAAAATAGTCAGGAGGTGTGGAGTATTGGGAGGGGgtgggttttttatttatttgtttcagatttgtCATCAAAATCATCACAATAGAAGGAGAGAAATTTTGTAGCAAAACACAAATTATCTGTGTGGCTGTACGCTCTGTACAAAGTTGGTGTTAGGATAGTAAAGACCTGTAGTGATGAAGGAGTCAGGAGGACGAGGTCAGGTTCTCCTTTGTACAACAATCAGTAGGTGAGAAAGGTGACATAAGTGCTTTACTGGCAGTTTAGTTTTTCGTGTTTCTCATTTGGATCTCAAATTGCTTTTGTAACCAACTTGCTGCTGATTTTAAGCTGCCTGTATCATTTAACTTCTGATCTCCTATGCAGCATGTGCCGAGGTACCTCATGTCCTCTCTTCTGGATGAAACAATTGAGGCAGTTGTAGCAGGCCTAAACACAGCCATCTACCAGCGTCCTCTTACCCTGCGGGCTCCTGcaagacagaagagaaaaacaggtaaGAAGAGCATCAGGAAGTTTCTATGGCTTCCATCTGCAAGAATAAAATTTGAGGGGAAAAGAGCTTGAGTCATACAAAATACTTCAGAGCAGCTGTATGCTGTCACACTGGTGCACATATATACACGGCTTTCTATTTAAAAGTATCCTTTAAAGTCTAATGATgtcatttattctgttttgtgctgttggatcactttcagctgctttgtaTACTATGAGAATATAAGAAGGGGAGTACAGGGAacagtgcagccccagcacttAGCCAGATACTTGGTTGTTTTGTGTCCCATCAGGtaggaggaggaaagcagcaggcaggaaaagAACTCAGACAAAGTCTTCTGCTGGGAAGAAAACGTCAGGGATACAGGTGAAGAGACGCAAGCGTAtaatgaagaagagaagagggaaaaagataAGAGTAAGATCACGTGTGAGTCTCTGCCAGTATCAGAATCTGCTGACTTTCTGCCACTTGATTTATAAAAGCGTTATAATGTGGTATTAAGTGGAAAAATACCATCTTCTCATAGTAGTGGATAGATTTTTCTTCAATATCAGTTGTCTGGTCACTGAAGTTAGTATGTGCAGTCTGTGTATGTAGTGATATCTAGGCCATGATTAGAAGTCGCATAaattttttgaaaacaaatagatgCTTTTATATAGATTTCTACTGACAGTAATAACCTGGTCACTGTACTTTGGCTAAGTGAAGAATTTGTACCTGCCTTTAATGTACCAGTAACCTGTCTTTGCATCTGTGCAGGTAAAAAATGAGGTCACTGCTCGTTCTCGCATTGCAAGAACACTTGGTCTTAGTAAACCTGTGCGTGGGGCCTCACTTCCTTCCATGTACAAAGCAACAGAGCCCTCACTTGGTTTGATGAGAGCAGATATTGGTGCAGCTTCTCTGTCTGTGTTTGGAGACCCGTATGAGTTGGATCCTTATGAAGGGTAAGATGTCATGAGTGTACAAAGCCATAATCCAGAGATAGTTTTACAAGTCTAGGGTTGTTTGTACATATGTGTGGATGTATTTGTATCTTCATGAATATTTGAAACCTGGGATATTTTGAGACTTTAAGAGTTGGAGTACTGGGTTATATTTTGGAAAAGAGCTTGTGGCTTTGTGCGAAGAGTGTAAATCTCACATCTAAAAATAGCTTTGTACACACAGTTTACAATAATGTAATGCCGtacttgttctttctttcctccttggCCAAGTTGCTGAGCTCTTAAAGAATCAGCCTTCTTTAAACAGGTTTGCTGAAATGGTAAGCCTCGCGAAAATCTTTCTTAAGACATCCAGATTCCAGCCTTTCAGTAATATCATAGGAGTTAGGTGCTAATAATTCTTCGTTTATTCAAAGGTAGCAGCATTTTTGTTATACAGTGAACAGTAATTCCATGTAGAATTAGGTGGACCTGTGAATTTTTTGAtgcttcttctttccctctgatATCTGGCATAGATTTTCATCTATTGTAATAAAACAGCTAATACTCTCTAGCTGTATATGTTCTAATGCTGTTATCTAGTTCATCCATTTGGCAGTAATTTGGGGGTTTGTATATGTTTGATCTACCCACAGTAATGAGGAGGTTCCAGCAAATCCAGATTCACCACTGAGTGCCAAAAGGAGAGTTCTCTCCCAGTCAGCACTGAGGTCTCACCGTCCTGTAGCAAGACCAGTTTCTGTGGGACTTCCCAGGTAAAATTCCATCaagtgtttcttttgttttgtttttattaattgtGCATTGACCCTGTCAACAAATGATCACTCtgatttaacatttttcttaccATGTGTATTTTGGAAGTGtgtacacatgcacacatggGTAACTAAATAACCACAGCATTTTATACAAGATTTACTGTTCATACGTTGAAGACCCCACATGTATTTTTGTATAATAGCACTTAAGGCTCTTaacttttccactgaaatttcAAACTGATATTTTCACTCTGGTCTGTCTCTTATTTTGAAGTTTAGGTGTAAAATAATCCCTCCCTTATTTAAGAGGGCAGAGGAAATTAGTTGCAAGTCCAAAGGAGAGAATAGTAGAGAATGAGGGATGCGCTTACATCACCCATTTCCTATGCTGTTTGTTGGAAGTTAGAAAACTGGAAGAACCTGTTTGAACCTGTGATTTGACAGGTTCTATTaaattgttctgctttgctttgctgtctggctggtgttttatttcctgtacATGTGTACGTGCGTGCACACATGTGCACGAGTCTCCCACTGCTAGACCCACTGAGGTTTCAAGAGTGAGATCCAGAATGAAGTGCAGAAGGGTAGGGCAAAAGGAGCAGGAGcatgatgagaagaaaaagggatgAGGAAAACATCTGGAACAGATATCAGCTGAGTCACAGAAAACTGCAGATCTGAGGGAGTTGAAGAtaggagaaaaggaagctcaTCCTAAATGGTTAAATACTATAGGAGGTTTATGTGGCTGTCTTCTAACGCATCTGACTTAAGGCAAAGATCTGTTCCTTGGGATTTAGATTGTATATTTCTATGATAGCTTATAGCACTTCTCTTTCCCATTCATCTCTGTCCTGAAGAAAGCCTTTCAGGAATCTTCACGTGTCCTCTGAAATAGTTTAAGTAGCGTGTTGTTTAGAAGATAGAAATGTTTAGCTGAAATCCATTTTTTCCAAAAGTTTGATTTGCTTGAACTACAGTgagttttttttattattttttttttaatcttaaataaTTAACAGCCAAACCAAACATACAAGCAAACAGTGCTCAACAGTGGCTTATGCTTCACAAATATATCTTAAATGCTCTAAAAGTTAAATCACGATGTCTAATGTATAAAAACCATCATCCTTAAATAAGATTAGAAGAGTATTTGCTTACCAGAGGTCTGTGTTACAGTTACGTGCTTCCTATCTGGTGGTATTCCTGTGGGGGTACTCCTCTTTGTCATAGAGATGGGAGCTGAATTACTCTAGTGAAGCCAAAGCTATAAGTGAACTTCTCTGGCTGACCTCTGTTTATGCCCTtgattttggtttctttttaatgtaatgtgTGTGTATAGAACAAGTGCTGTAAGAGTAAAGGAAATGTAACCCCTCTGAAACATGCAGAAGCAGTGTGCCTGCCTTGAGTCCTGATCaagaagcagaagctgctcCTGTACCTGATCTGTTGGGTAGTATCCTGTCTGGACAGAGCATCCTCATGATGAGTAGTTCTGATGTGGTTATCAACAGAGATGGTtctctgactgcaaagaaaGCAGGTAAGGGTTTGGCACTTTGTATTGTAATTAACCTGTTTTTTTTATACATGTCTGCCCTGATCTTGTTGCAAAAGTACATGCTCTATAGTCTTATGCTTTGTAATGAAAATTAGAGGATTGGGTAGAGTGGTCTTAGTACCCTGATCTTCTGTCGTTGGTGATACATTGCTGCCATGCCTGCGAACTGTCCTTCAGTTTGAAGAGCATGATGAGGGCATTGGCaagaagtttattttcagaagtacagAATACATGCcccacagttttgtttttcattggcatgctgttcttcagaaatactATTCAGATTGAATCTGAGAGCATTGTTCTTAAAATTACTACTGATAACATCCCCTGCTACAGTCATTTTTATCAATTGTCAATTACAGGATGATAAACACAAATCTAGTGACATCTGCagaacagaataatttatttcctaagTATTAGATGTTAACTCAAGGGTGCCATTGTCTGACATTAAACCTTGATCATCTGACCTAATCAGACTGCCTTCTTCCTGTGTGATATGTCTACAAATGGAAGTGCAACTTAGAATAATTAGcttgatatttattttcatgtctgGGAAAAACTATGAAATGTGTCCTGAAAAACAATTATGTTTGCTTGTATGCCATAGCTCCGCTTCATAGAAAATCAATCAAAGACTCACAAGTGGATGATGGTTCAGGACATAACCCCCAGCTGAGTACGGTGCGCTCAGGGACCATGACAGGCAGCTCCATTACTGGACCTTCTGTTTCTTCGGGGCTGAATACTCACAATAGACCCACCTCATCAAGCTTATTTTCGTTACCTTCACCGAGCAGGACCGAGCCTGCAGCAAACCCTTCACTGACTACATCAGAAAAAGTAACTGTAAAATCAGAGTACTCAGTGACACCCAAGGCTGTTCAGGCTCACAGCATAGCTAGTCTGAACAGGCATGGCTCCAAGTCAGATGAAATGCCAAGATTTAATGGAAACTCTAAAAACTTCGCACGTACTGATTCATCTTCAAAGCCCCTGTGCTGTAACTTGAATTCCAGTACAAAAACTGTAACTGTAAGGCAACCATCGAAACCACCTCCCAGAAGAATTGACATATTTGAGCTTCCCAGGATACcaaagattaaaaaggaaaccaGCAGCAAGCAGGTGGATTCAGAACCCACAGGAAGCCAAAGCTGTGACATTCCCAGCTCCTGTATAACCCAGCTGACTGGCAAAGAGAGCACTAATCAGCTGGGAAAGGGTAGCAAGATGGAAAGTCAGAAGTCAAATGCCAGGGAAACTCAGCAACAAACACATACAAGCGAGGTAACTTTTTCTAGCAATGCAGGCATGTATAGCAGTTCTTCACTACTGGGCTCTTCAAGAAGCAAAGGCTCAAGTTCTTTTGagagttttaaaattaatattccTGGGAATACAGGGCATCCCAGCAGACTGTCTAACCCAGGATTCTGTAACACCTTCCGCCCTGTGGATGACAAGGTGCAACAGAAAGAGGGCCCTTCAGCTCTTTTCTCAGTTAAGAAGAAACAAGTCAAAAGTGAAATATACGATCCCTTTGAGCCAACAGGGTCAGACTCAagctcagcaaacagcagtCCAGAAAGGCTTGGCTCGGGGATCCCATTAACAAATATTACCCGGACTATTTCCATTGAAAATCCAAAAGTTCAAACATTTCAAACTGTTCGTCGTTTCACCCCTTACACAgtagaaaatatatttggatCCGGGGCTGAATCTGATGTACCGTCTAGTAATACAGAGTCTCATGATGATGTGCCAATAGAAAGTAGGATCGTAGAACAGATTTCTGATACAGAGGAACGAGATAATATGGATGAGGAAGACTTTCTAAGCAGTCCTTGCACTTCATCTGTTGTTAAGCAAGTTTCTAATGCAGAGCACTTAAAGGAGGAAGGTAGTGAGGGACCCAGTGTGTTCTTCAATGCTGAAGAACTAATTAGACCTAATATTAATGTGAAACTAGAACCAGATAGTTCGTCAAAGAACGATGGGCAGCAGAAAGTCCAGAAGACAGAGCAAACAGAGCGACGATCACGTTCCAGATCCTGTTCAAACTCCAGTTCCCGAAGCAGGAAAAAggctaaaaggaaaaaggctCTTGTCAAAGAGCGGAAGAGATCCCGATCAAGGGACCAAAGCTCCAGATCTACCTCTTGGTCAGGTGgagaagagagcaataaagtaCACACACTGAAATCCAAGAGCAAGAGGTCTTCTACTGACCGCTCCAGCAGTCATGAGCGgtctaaaaaaaagaaaacgaagGATAAAACTAAGgataaaaaggcaaaatcttCTTGGtccagggagagaaggaaatcCAGGTCACGTTCAGGTAGTCCTGGAAGTACTTCTGAGTTTTAcgaaaatagaaaaaagaaaagacgGTCTCGATCGAGGTCAAGACGGAGGGGTCGTTCCCGATCAAATAGTATTGAGAGGACAAAGAGGCGGAAACACAGGAGGGACAAAAGCTACGAGAGGTATGATAAAGATAGTAGCTTGAGGTcgagagacagaaagagatcAAGATCCAGGTCTCGGGAG is part of the Coturnix japonica isolate 7356 chromosome 5, Coturnix japonica 2.1, whole genome shotgun sequence genome and harbors:
- the PHRF1 gene encoding PHD and RING finger domain-containing protein 1 isoform X4, which gives rise to MDDDSQDELINKNAALGKGKRQSLALLSETESNGGNSCESEGDTGSEEEDDTEEEGGEEDKEESEDEELEDCEDDEEEEEEEAEAAVEGMASPLKLKPHMNGMNISSDEEGENCPICLNTFRDQAVGTPENCSHYFCLDCIVEWSKNANSCPVDRILFNYISIRAHFGGKVLKKIPVENTKTQGSEGEDDPTFCEVCGRSDREDRLLLCDGCDAGYHMECLNPPLSEVPVDEWFCPACVPMGVSASADTDHVSEEEVAALMADVTPTTSRLRPHVRTRAIARTRQSERVRATVNRNRITTAQQIQHVPRYLMSSLLDETIEAVVAGLNTAIYQRPLTLRAPARQKRKTGRRRKAAGRKRTQTKSSAGKKTSGIQVKRRKRIMKKRRGKKIRVRSRVKNEVTARSRIARTLGLSKPVRGASLPSMYKATEPSLGLMRADIGAASLSVFGDPYELDPYEGNEEVPANPDSPLSAKRRVLSQSALRSHRPVARPVSVGLPRSSVPALSPDQEAEAAPVPDLLGSILSGQSILMMSSSDVVINRDGSLTAKKAAPLHRKSIKDSQVDDGSGHNPQLSTVRSGTMTGSSITGPSVSSGLNTHNRPTSSSLFSLPSPSRTEPAANPSLTTSEKVTVKSEYSVTPKAVQAHSIASLNRHGSKSDEMPRFNGNSKNFARTDSSSKPLCCNLNSSTKTVTVRQPSKPPPRRIDIFELPRIPKIKKETSSKQVDSEPTGSQSCDIPSSCITQLTGKESTNQLGKGSKMESQKSNARETQQQTHTSEVTFSSNAGMYSSSSLLGSSRSKGSSSFESFKINIPGNTGHPSRLSNPGFCNTFRPVDDKVQQKEGPSALFSVKKKQVKSEIYDPFEPTGSDSSSANSSPERLGSGIPLTNITRTISIENPKVQTFQTVRRFTPYTVENIFGSGAESDVPSSNTESHDDVPIESRIVEQISDTEERDNMDEEDFLSSPCTSSVVKQVSNAEHLKEEGSEGPSVFFNAEELIRPNINVKLEPDSSSKNDGQQKVQKTEQTERRSRSRSCSNSSSRSRKKAKRKKALVKERKRSRSRDQSSRSTSWSGGEESNKVHTLKSKSKRSSTDRSSSHERSKKKKTKDKTKDKKAKSSWSRERRKSRSRSGSPGSTSEFYENRKKKRRSRSRSRRRGRSRSNSIERTKRRKHRRDKSYERYDKDSSLRSRDRKRSRSRSREKRKWRSRSRSQEHKSGKSKEKRPRSRSRSKERKRKSKETSFPPPAEKEQKPPAENVPSCPEQSRSFKQEPKDELVLEQLSITIQPNVKVEEMQTETPVQQRETQETAKAEATCEEVASETAFSVPEITNVCAPIGNVDSVAETELMNRSDPGLLGSCSNTNLEITVKIENTALCPPLMEAPPKKEVVMNAQTEAVPVQSSSQTADCVRELKDECLVSNEKTSNFSQPELEVVSQGPVLKSKAPVKRVTWNLQEEGSGVLSAGRAPRMPFYKLQRAKEGAWKAEDLNQTLNQVQLNEPPPTNYMIPEPMFPDLDSSQVYCQNIPLTPPLPSSLPPYAPVSQPTVQFIMQGSLPALGCVAGQSLTPEPGSLATASEPGIQAASVGNEEEKIKAPKPEVDKTKNEEYMKKLHMQERAVEEVKLAIKPFYQKREITKEEYKNILRKAVQKICHSKSGEINPVKVANLVKAYVEKYKHMRKHKKPDVEDVREMEN
- the PHRF1 gene encoding PHD and RING finger domain-containing protein 1 isoform X2, encoding MSLRAAPLSSLLSQLPPVPPVVHPAVPPLLPAVVQSQAGPAVGATRKRYSGCSDGLFRRTVRCAARPGDVSAARPGAFSFSPSLSPCGVDHQCPAMDDDSQDELINKNAALGKGKRQSLALLSETESNGGNSCESEGDTGSEEEDDTEEEGGEEDKEESEDEELEDCEDDEEEEEEEAEAAVEGMASPLKLKPHMNGMNISSDEEGENCPICLNTFRDQAVGTPENCSHYFCLDCIVEWSKNANSCPVDRILFNYISIRAHFGGKVLKKIPVENTKTQGSEGEDDPTFCEVCGRSDREDRLLLCDGCDAGYHMECLNPPLSEVPVDEWFCPACVPMGVSASADTDHVSEEEVAALMADVTPTTSRLRPHVRTRAIARTRQSERVRATVNRNRITTAQQIQHVPRYLMSSLLDETIEAVVAGLNTAIYQRPLTLRAPARQKRKTGRRRKAAGRKRTQTKSSAGKKTSGIQVKRRKRIMKKRRGKKIRVKNEVTARSRIARTLGLSKPVRGASLPSMYKATEPSLGLMRADIGAASLSVFGDPYELDPYEGNEEVPANPDSPLSAKRRVLSQSALRSHRPVARPVSVGLPRSSVPALSPDQEAEAAPVPDLLGSILSGQSILMMSSSDVVINRDGSLTAKKAAPLHRKSIKDSQVDDGSGHNPQLSTVRSGTMTGSSITGPSVSSGLNTHNRPTSSSLFSLPSPSRTEPAANPSLTTSEKVTVKSEYSVTPKAVQAHSIASLNRHGSKSDEMPRFNGNSKNFARTDSSSKPLCCNLNSSTKTVTVRQPSKPPPRRIDIFELPRIPKIKKETSSKQVDSEPTGSQSCDIPSSCITQLTGKESTNQLGKGSKMESQKSNARETQQQTHTSEVTFSSNAGMYSSSSLLGSSRSKGSSSFESFKINIPGNTGHPSRLSNPGFCNTFRPVDDKVQQKEGPSALFSVKKKQVKSEIYDPFEPTGSDSSSANSSPERLGSGIPLTNITRTISIENPKVQTFQTVRRFTPYTVENIFGSGAESDVPSSNTESHDDVPIESRIVEQISDTEERDNMDEEDFLSSPCTSSVVKQVSNAEHLKEEGSEGPSVFFNAEELIRPNINVKLEPDSSSKNDGQQKVQKTEQTERRSRSRSCSNSSSRSRKKAKRKKALVKERKRSRSRDQSSRSTSWSGGEESNKVHTLKSKSKRSSTDRSSSHERSKKKKTKDKTKDKKAKSSWSRERRKSRSRSGSPGSTSEFYENRKKKRRSRSRSRRRGRSRSNSIERTKRRKHRRDKSYERYDKDSSLRSRDRKRSRSRSREKRKWRSRSRSQEHKSGKSKEKRPRSRSRSKERKRKSKETSFPPPAEKEQKPPAENVPSCPEQSRSFKQEPKDELVLEQLSITIQPNVKVEEMQTETPVQQRETQETAKAEATCEEVASETAFSVPEITNVCAPIGNVDSVAETELMNRSDPGLLGSCSNTNLEITVKIENTALCPPLMEAPPKKEVVMNAQTEAVPVQSSSQTADCVRELKDECLVSNEKTSNFSQPELEVVSQGPVLKSKAPVKRVTWNLQEEGSGVLSAGRAPRMPFYKLQRAKEGAWKAEDLNQTLNQVQLNEPPPTNYMIPEPMFPDLDSSQVYCQNIPLTPPLPSSLPPYAPVSQPTVQFIMQGSLPALGCVAGQSLTPEPGSLATASEPGIQAASVGNEEEKIKAPKPEVDKTKNEEYMKKLHMQERAVEEVKLAIKPFYQKREITKEEYKNILRKAVQKICHSKSGEINPVKVANLVKAYVEKYKHMRKHKKPDVEDVREMEN